The genome window ATTTCTGTTTTAGGTCTGAAAGTTCTCTCTGTAATTTTCAACTTTCTGCCTGGTAATATTAAAAAATTATTAGGTCTAAAAGTCTTTCAACAAGATACTTTTAAACTTTCTCAAAGTGAAAAGTGCAGGGAGGATCAATTAAGACTAAAATACAATCCTGCACAGAAAGATATTGCATACTGTACATCGTTcatacttattatatatttaattatttagtatCATAAATATGAGTTAACACAAAAGCAATACATATCATCCAATTCAACAACAGTATGCTTAAAAATATGCCTTTCTGTTTCCCACTTCCAAATTTGAACCAAAGCTTTAAATGACAAGATCtatatttaattgtgttttatcttcaccacattaacaataaatatagtaaTGGCAAGAAAAAAGGACAATAAAGGTTGAGGGAACCCAGATAGTGAGAGTAAATACTTCATCAGGAGCTTTACtaagaaatgttgttgtttacaatCTAAGGGTTTTGTCCTGCAGAATTGTGTGTGAAACACTAATAATTATAACTGCCACTACAATTTGAAATAGTTTAGTCCGTATTTAAGCTACAATCATTGCCTTTACTAAATTTGTTGACATAATCTTGTACCTAATAAACAGTTTTAGTATATGAACTCTTACTATTTGAGTACCGAGTCCATACAGCACTGGGTTTGCAATTGGTGGAATGAAGATAAAGTATAAAGACAGGAAGATCCGTGCCTCAACAGAAACATGACTCATCTTAAATCTACTTTGGATGATTTCAAAAAGGCAGCCAATGGTGTAATTTAGCAAAGATAATAAATGTGGAATACATGTTTTAAGAGCATTTATCTGGGACTCTCTTGCTAATTTCCTACATTCTCTTGAAATTTGTAcataagagaaaacaatcatcAGTACCTGAGGCATAATTAAAACCGGAAGTAGTACAAGTCCCACCGAACTTATGTAAGATGTGTTACTATTTGAACATGCATTTTTGACCAGCTCCATGTTCACGCAGTATAGTTTTGGCATGACTTTTCCACAGAAGCTCAGCTGCAGGGTTAGTGagtaaaaacatccaaacacaaTGAGTGGGTACAGACTTGCTAATGCAACAAGCTTGCTTATCTTTGAATTAGACATGATGCTGTGGTAATGTAGGGGGAAACAGATGGCAGCATATCTGTCGTATCCCATCACGGCTAAAATACAAAACTCAGCAGTTGCATATGTGTGGAGGAAATAAACTTGAGCCATACACCATTTCACAATTATTTCATGAGTCTCAGACATGAGCACAGCCATGATCGCAGGTAACAATGCAGTACTGCCATATAGTTCATTGATGGATAACATGCATGTGAACATATTCATAGGTTGATGCAACTCTTTGTTTTGGTGTATGAGAGTAATAAGCAGGGAATtcaaaatgagaataatgaaaTAGATAAGGAGGAAAACAGCAAATAGCCCGTGTTTGTAGTTTTCCATGGCAGTGTATGCAGTCATTGTAAACGTTAAGGCTGTCATGTTGTCCATGTTTCAATTCAATTCTGAAAAGAAAATTACACAATTTTACCACAATTCTACTTGCATAGACACCAAACATTAAGGTTCATTTGATTTTAATGTAttacttaataataattacatatctGTCAAAGTTACTAATTACAGTACAGACACAATTCGAAAACCTTGAGTCTACATTTACTTGCATTACCCTCCTCTCCATGCAGCTTGCGCAATGTGCCGCTGAAGGCTCGCGTGGTCTTTTAACATTGCATCAATGTGTTGTTACCACGGTTACCAAAGTTTGTGACTTCTCTTGAACTCCTTCACAAGTtaggaaaacacaagaaatgGCTGATGTTGATTTATACACTTTTGCAAAGGTGCACATATGAATGATTAAATAGGCTTACAAAACCTCCTGTCCAGATTCTACATTACATTCAGAAATATGTTTAGTGCTGCACATTGAATTGAAGTCAAACTTCCACTTTCCATAAAATACAAAAGTCTCACATTAAGTCCGGCAAAAGGCTGCAAAAATCCCTCAATGCATCAACAAGGTTTCTGAACCTCTGGAAGTTGCTTGCCTTGTTCACATATTAACTACAAGTGTCTTGTAATCTggatttaaattaaacattttggagGTTATTGGGATAATTGAAGGCagatttcatatttttatactcatattttatcatatattatacCTCTTACAAGATGGAGAACATACCAGTGGGCCCTCATGTATCTACCTTGGAATAACTTGACTTAGCCTATTTTTTACACTTCTATAGTCTTAGTGATGTGAAAGAACAATACAAGAGAACTGTATCAGAacgattacattacattacagctcatttaactgacacttttgtccaaagtgacaatatataataataatataatctaaCATATATTTGTTAGATTACTGTTAGTGTACTACGTAAATaactataaattaaaaaaaaatatattatttgtttaaatatgaagacttttgaagaataaaaaatgatatcatgataatttaaatgtattaatctgTAAACTTTTCACAGACCCCACTTTGAGAATCACCGGTTTAAAAGGTAGCACAGCTGGTATACCCTTGAATGCACCATGCAAAGTAATTACTACGTCAGACTGTGCAGTACACAGCATATCACAATGTGTTTTAGTGACTGTAAGCCACAAACGACTGCTAGACAGTCATTCCTGACTCTGTAGTAGGGATGAGCAATATATCGTTAGcgtgatatgagactagatatcgtCTTAGATTTTTTTGGAAACAAGGGGTAACATAAAGACAGTATAGATActctgcaaataaaataaaaagcaggaaaattagaaataaatatttttgctattaactaaaacaaaagcatcaacaaacaaacatggtcTCAAGAAATACCCCATTGTAGTGTTTAGTATAGCCAACAAtggtaaaatgtgtgtgaaacaaaAGCTGTGTCACCATCTATCTGTTTGCTGCGGTGAGGTCAAAAGGTCAAACTCATAGGTCAGACTCAATGAGGAGAAAATGAATTGGGTTGGACATTTAAATCTGGCCTTCACAATGAGCTTAGCTAAGCAGCCTTTGTTTAACTAGCATTGGGTTTAGCATTAAGTTGtactgttgaggaaaaagtattttcttcgGGCCAGAAGTGAAGTCTGGACCTCTTCCTCGAACACTTTAAATCTTATAAGCGATTGAAGTTCTGGGAGTCTTAAAGTTATAACAGACTCAAAAGAAGTTCACTATTAGATTTAATTGTACTTATAATATTCTTAATCACTTCTATTAATTTGAGCATTTAAGAATCACCTTTATAACATTCAGTCTCTGTGTCACCTACTTCACTCCTTGGTTTGAACACAGAAAGTTGGGGAGTTTCCATGGTTTGAATAAGGAataacgacttcatgaaagaaagggaaaggaaaggagagacccttcccggaggaagcccggggcccccgggcagcagaggctggctctggggacagtggaacgtcacctctctgtgggggaaggagccggaactagtgcgggaggtgaatcgctaccagttggatctggtggggcttacctccacgcacagtcttggctctggaaccgtactcctggatagaggttggactctattcttctccggagttgcccaaggtgtgaggcgtcgggccggggtggggatactcaatagcccccggctgagcgccgctacgttggagtttatcccggtagacgagagggtcgcctccctacgccttcgggttatgggggggaaaactctgactgttgtttgtgcctatgccccaaaccacagttctgagtattcggccttcttggagaccctgaatggagccctgcagggggctccagtaggggactccgtagtcttgctgggagacttcaacgcacacgtgggaaacgatggagacacctggagaggcgtgattgagaggaagggcctccctgatctaaacccgaacggtcgtttgttgttggacttctgtgctagtcatggaatggccataacaaacaccatgttcgaacataaggatgcttataagtgcacgtggtaccagagcatcctaggccaaaggtcaatgattgatttcgtaatcgtatcatctgatctgaggccgcatgttttggacactcgggtgaagagaggggcggagctgtcgactgatcaccatctagtggtgagttggatcaaggggtgggggaagactctggacagacctggtaaacccaaacgggtagtgcaggtgaacttggaacgtctggaggaagcccctgtcctggggatctttaactcacacctccggcggagcttttcagccatccctgtggaggttggagGCATTGAACCTGaatgggcgatgttcaaaacctctattgctgaagctgtggtgatgagttgtggtctcaaggtcttaggtgcctcaaggggcggtaaccctcgaacaccgtggtggaccctggtggtcagggaagccgtccgactgaagaaggagtccttccgggttatgttatccgggtggactccggaaacagttgcagggtatcgaaggactagaagggcagcagcttctgccgtgtcagaggcaaagcagcgggtgtgggagaagttcggagaagctatggagaaggactttcggtcggcaccaaggtgcttctggaaaaccatccggcacctcaggagggggaagcgaggaaccatccaagctgtgtacagcaagggtgggaccctgctgacttcaactgagaaggttatcggccggtggaaggagcactttgaggaactcctgaatccgactaacacgccctctatggttgaggcagagctggaagctgatgggggatcatcgtcaatttccctgatggaagtcactgaggtagtcaaacaactccacagtggcaaagccgcaggggttgatgagatctgtccagaaatgctgaaggctttgggtgttgaggggctgtcttggttgacacgcctcgtcaacattgcgtggaagtctgggacagtgcctaggggttggcagaccggggtggtggttccccctatttaaaaagggggaccagagagtgtgtgccaactacagggatatccctggtaaagtctactccaaggtactggaaaggagggttcggccggtagtcgaacctctgattgaagaggaacaatgcggattccgtcctggtcctggaacaacagaccaactctttactcttgcaaggatcctggagggggcctgggagtacgcccatccggtctacatgtgttttgtggatctggagaaggcgtatgaccgggtcccccgggtgatactgtgggaggtgctgcgggagtatggagtgagggggtcacttttgagggccatccaatccctgtatgctcaaagcgagagttgtgtccggatactcggcagtaagtcggactcgtttcccgtgaatgttggcctccgccagggctgcgctttatcaccaatcctgttcgtgattttcatggataggatatcgaggcgtaatcgtggaggagaggggttgcagttcggtgacctgaggatctcatcactgctctttgcagatgatgtggtccttatggcatcatcggtctgtgaccttcaacagtcactggatcggttcgcagccgagtgtgcagcggttgggatgaggatcagcacctccaaatctgaggccatggctcccagcaggaaaccggtggattgcctactccgggtagggaatgagccattaccccaagtgaaggagttcaagtacctcggggtcttgttcgcgagtgaggggacaatggagcgagagattggccggagaatcggagcagcggaggcggtattacagtcactttaccgcagtgttgtgacgaaaagagagctgagccagaaggcaaagctctcaatataccggtcgatcttcgttcctaccctcacctatggtcatgaaggctgggtcatgaccgaaagaacgagatcacgggtacaagcggccgaaatgggttttctcagacgggtggctggcctctcccttagagatagggtgagaagctcagccgtccgtgagagactctgagtagagccgctgctcctttacgttgaaaggagccagttgaggtggtttgggcatctagtaaggatgccacctgggcgcctccc of Cottoperca gobio chromosome 14, fCotGob3.1, whole genome shotgun sequence contains these proteins:
- the LOC115019271 gene encoding olfactory receptor 52D1-like produces the protein MDNMTALTFTMTAYTAMENYKHGLFAVFLLIYFIILILNSLLITLIHQNKELHQPMNMFTCMLSINELYGSTALLPAIMAVLMSETHEIIVKWCMAQVYFLHTYATAEFCILAVMGYDRYAAICFPLHYHSIMSNSKISKLVALASLYPLIVFGCFYSLTLQLSFCGKVMPKLYCVNMELVKNACSNSNTSYISSVGLVLLPVLIMPQVLMIVFSYVQISRECRKLARESQINALKTCIPHLLSLLNYTIGCLFEIIQSRFKMSHVSVEARIFLSLYFIFIPPIANPVLYGLGTQIVRVHILKLFIRYKIMSTNLVKAMIVA